Proteins encoded by one window of Culicoides brevitarsis isolate CSIRO-B50_1 chromosome 2, AGI_CSIRO_Cbre_v1, whole genome shotgun sequence:
- the LOC134831618 gene encoding facilitated trehalose transporter Tret1-like has translation MSQSEIEQLNEGLKNVSIQPASQRKSKEPNELMEMIIQKVQATNEVTGTIKQPNKGSSMFEIPKNVKQRALLMQISMATLATFSAFSSGMALGFPAITLQALTNETMSGDLTLSSEQGSWFASINTMACPLGGFLSACILDRIGRKRTLFLINFISIVSWGIIACASNEDFSLMYTQLLVARFLIGINIGLTSAPPSIYSAEIAYPSIRGRLTLGTSFMIALGIMLIYLLGYFFPSDWRLVSTIAAAICVVSLVALIPLPESPVWLVSRANDSQAEKSLKLFRGAHRNETQRPDIDFELQELQMQVSSDKVKRNNNDSAFRMLGHPEVYKPLLLMIALFAVQQFSGIFVIIVYASKFALESNVAIDPFLAAVFIGVARVIATICVCFVMDRFGRKPPLIFSGCGMAICMFGLAAYNGFEVTEYDWLPGLLLLLFIFTSTIGFLSIPFAMIAEVFPRKARGLGAGLTISAAYFMSFVAIKLYPTMIEHMSGVVICLIYGGISVAGILFVHFLLIETKGKTLEEIEAHFKSKNDRESHEKERVFQIS, from the exons atgagCCAATCAGAGATTGAGCAATTGAACGAAGGATTGAAGAATGTTTCGATTCAACCGGCGTCACAGCGAAAGTCAAAGGAGCCCAATGAACTTATGGAGATGATAATACAAAAGGTTCAAGCGACGAATGAGGTTACTGGCACGATAAAACAACCAAACAAAGGATCGTCGATGTTTGAAATACCGAAGAACGTTAAACAAAGAGCTCTTTTGATGCAA ATTTCAATGGCGACCTTGGCAACGTTCAGTGCCTTTTCGTCGGGCATGGCTCTCGGATTTCCCGCAATTACGCTTCAGGCGCTCACAAATGAAACCATGAGCGGCGACTTGACGTTAAGTTCGGAACAGGGATCGTGGTTTGCTTCAATTAATACGATGGCATGTCCTTTGGGAGGATTTTTGAGTGCTTGTATTTTGGATCGTATCGGAAGGAAACGTACTTTGTTCCTCATTAACTTCATTTCGATCGTTTCATGGGGAATTATTGCATGTGCCTCGAATGAAGATTTCTCGTTGATGTACACGCAATTGTTGGTAGCgagatttttaattggaattaataTTGGGTTGACGAGTGCTCCGCCAAGCATTTATTCAGCGGAAATTGCTTATCCAAGTATTCGGGGGAGATTGACTTTGGGAACGTCGTTCATGATTGCTCTCGGAATTATGTTGATTTATTTGTTGGGATACTTCTTTCCT agtGATTGGCGCCTCGTATCAACAATCGCAGCTGCCATTTGTGTCGTCTCTCTCGTTGCCTTAATTCCTCTTCCTGAATCGCCTGTTTGGCTTGTGTCACGTGCCAATGACTCTCAAgcagaaaaatcattaaaactcTTCCGCGGCGCTCATCGCAACGAAACTCAACGTCCCGATATCGATTTTGAGCTTCAAGAACTCCAAATGCAAGTTTCTTCGGATAAAGTGAAacgcaacaacaacgacagcGCTTTCCGTATGTTGGGCCATCCCGAAGTTTACAAACCGCTCTTACTGATGATTGCTCTTTTTGCTGTTCAACAATTCTCGGGCATTTTTGTGATCATCGTTTATGCCTCGAAATTCGCTCTGGAGTCAAATGTTGCGATAGATCCGTTCCTCGCCGCAGTTTTCATTGGAGTTGCTCGAGTAATTGCCACAATTTGTGTTTGTTTCGTCATGGATCGTTTCGGGAGAAAGCCTCCGTTGATTTTTTCGGGTTGCGGAATGGCAATTTGCATGTTTGGATTGGCGGCTTATAACGGATTCGAAGTTACGGAATATGATTGGCTTCCGGGattgttgctgctgttgtttATCTTCACAAGTACAATTGGATTTTTGTCGATACCCTTCGCAATGATCGCTGAAGTGTTTCCACGAAAGGCAAGAGGACTTGGCGCGGGGTTAACTATCAGTGCGGCATATTTCATGTCATTCGTTGCCATCAAATTGTATCCAACGATGATCGAACACATGAGCGGCGTCGTAATTTGCTTGATTTATGGAGGAATCTCCGTCGCGGGGATCTTGTTCGTGCACTTTT
- the LOC134832553 gene encoding cytochrome P450 307a1-like: protein MYPSLILLASSNTIYVLCVCIALAIIMLLTEINTKKVRKLMDSITTESLVTMKTEIATKNKAPGPKPLPIIGNLAVLDGYEVPYQAFTDLAQKYGNIVTLKLGTVPALVVNGLENIKEVLIHKGQYFDGRPNFRRYHQLFCGNKENSLAFCDWSDMQKMRREMLVPHTFPRNFSMRHSQLNEIVTDHMSTMMSEFSTKETLDIKPIILQTCANIFMKYFTNKSFDAEDAHFQKLISNFDKIFFEVNQGYAADFLPFLQPLHRNNMKRMAQWSEEIREVILKCIVEDRFENWNQGDEAQDYLESLIDYVKSDSLPKLEWDTALFALEDIVGGHAAVGNFLIKVFGYVAVRPDIQAKIQQEIEETLTKFERPSNAVEINDRNRMPYTEAVIMEALRMISSPIVPHVSNQDTTIAGYDVPKDTLIFLNNYDLNMNPKLWTNPESFEPQRFINANGGISKPDHFMPFGSGRRSCMGYKICQMLAFTLLANTINNFDIVPLENENYKVQCGSLAMPEETYRLRFVPRH from the exons atgtaccCTTCATTAATCCTACTTGCAAGTTCAAACACGATTTACGTGCTTTGTGTGTGCATCGCGTTGGCCATCATCATGCTGCTTACGGAAATTAACACGAAAAAAGTGCGAAAATTAATGGATTCGATAACGACGGAAAGTTTAGTGACAATGAAAACCGAAATTGCGACGAAAAACAAAGCGCCAGGCCCAAAACCCCTGCCAATTATTGGTAATTTAGCTGTTCTCGATGGTTATGAGGTGCCGTATCAAGCATTCACTGACTTGGCTCAAAAATACGGAAATATCGTGACACTCAAGTTGGGAACGGTACCTGCCTTGGTTGTAAATGGTCTTGAAAACATCAAGGAAGTGTTGATACACAAAGGGCAATATTTCGATGGTCGACCCAATTTTCGACGTTATCATCAGCTGTTCTGCGGAAATAAGGAAAAtt cTCTTGCCTTCTGTGATTGGAGTGACATGCAAAAGATGCGACGTGAAATGCTCGTTCCTCATACCTTCCCTCGCAATTTTTCGATGCGTCATTCACAATTGAACGAAATTGTCACGGATCACATGTCGACGATGATGTCAGAATTCAGCACGAAGGAAACTTTGGATATCAAACCCATCATTTTGCAAACTTGCGCaaacattttcatgaaatatttcacCAACAAGTCGTTCGATGCGGAAGATGCGCATTTTCAAAAGCTCATTTcgaatttcgacaaaatctTTTTCGAAGTAAATCAAGGATATGCCGccgattttttgccttttcttCAACCTTTGCATCGTAACAACATGAAACGCATGGCGCAATGGTCCGAGGAGATTCGTGAAGTTATTCTAAAATGCATCGTCGAAGATCGCTTCGAAAACTGGAATCAAGGCGATGAAGCACAAGATTATTTGGAGTCCTTGATCGATTATGTCAAATCCGATTCGTTGCCAAAACTCGAATGGGATACAGCTCTCTTTGCTTTGGAAGATATCGTTGGAGGACATGCTGCTGTTGGTAATTTCTTGATAAAAGTTTTCGGTTATGTAGCTGTTCGTCCCGATATTCAAGCCAAAATTCAACAAGAAATCGAAGAAACTCTCACGAAATTCGAAAGACCCTCAAATGCTGTTGAAATCAACGACAGAAATCGCATGCCATACACCGAAGCTGTCATCATGGAAGCATTACGGATGATTTCCTCGCCAATTGTTCCGCACGTTTCCAATCAAGATACAACAATTGCCGGATATGATGTGCCCAAAGACACATTGATCTTCCTCAATAACTACGATTTGAACATGAATCCCAAATTATGGACAAATCCCGAGAGTTTCGAGCCACAAAGATTCATAAATGCCAACGGAGGCATTTCCAAACCTGATCATTTTATGCCATTCGGAAGCGGAAGACGCTCCTGCATGGGTTACAAAATCTGTCAAATGCTCGCTTTCACGTTGCTCGCCAACACGATAAACAACTTTGACATTGTCCCGctcgaaaatgaaaattacaaagTACAATGCGGCTCATTAGCGATGCCCGAGGAAACGTATCGATTACGCTTCGTGCCgagacattga